In the Candidatus Binatia bacterium genome, one interval contains:
- a CDS encoding glycosyltransferase family 39 protein, whose translation MIVGPTSISPPAIVARVLRALVLGAIVLAAFAIRYPAVTFGLPALVHPDEYAVVDPSRQMAETGNPDPGTFVYPSLFYYVQAVSYRLRYALSDAPTFADVPLTTIYITGRTVTVLFSVATVLVAYLCAVEIYGGGAALIAAALTAFSRLHVANSLPITTDVPMTFFVTLSLWMSVRICTRGGRMRDYAAAAFAAGLAASTKYNGGLAILPVLVAHVVCFSRSRAVPAGRHAAGATWPASLADGRLALAAVAGVLGFVVATPYSVLHPDLFVAFLDALHDRYVTIDSGAVSQGTSYGFYFGALSDGFGALPLAAAAVGLALLAIRKPRVAAILAVFPIAWFAVMGAYPVHFDRNIVAVVPFAAIAAGCSIMVLADAAAHTPRGRWRVSMWVATACTAALLAVGGNRQLAAAREYTRVLVLPNTQWLSKTWIDENLPRGSLIAREHYTPAVDAQRFHVFEVGFWGLISSADVEGCDYLVASSGDFGRFVNHPDQFPEEAAAYHSLFASYDLIKTFRGDGLTATGPEIRVYRRRAS comes from the coding sequence GTGATCGTCGGGCCGACTTCCATCTCGCCGCCGGCCATCGTCGCGCGGGTGCTGAGGGCGCTCGTGCTCGGCGCGATCGTGCTCGCGGCTTTTGCGATCCGCTACCCCGCCGTCACGTTCGGGCTTCCCGCACTCGTGCATCCCGACGAATACGCGGTCGTCGATCCGTCGCGGCAGATGGCGGAGACCGGCAATCCCGATCCGGGCACCTTCGTCTATCCGTCGCTGTTCTACTACGTGCAGGCGGTTTCCTACCGCTTGCGCTACGCCCTGTCCGATGCGCCGACGTTCGCCGACGTTCCGCTGACGACGATCTACATCACCGGCCGCACCGTGACGGTGCTGTTCTCGGTGGCGACGGTCCTTGTCGCCTATCTCTGCGCCGTCGAAATCTATGGCGGCGGCGCCGCGCTCATCGCGGCGGCGCTGACCGCGTTCAGCCGCCTGCACGTCGCAAACTCGCTGCCGATCACGACCGACGTGCCGATGACGTTCTTCGTGACGCTGTCGCTCTGGATGAGCGTGCGGATCTGCACGCGCGGCGGTCGGATGCGCGACTACGCCGCTGCGGCGTTCGCCGCCGGGCTCGCGGCCAGTACGAAGTACAACGGCGGACTGGCGATTCTTCCGGTGTTGGTCGCGCACGTCGTTTGCTTCTCGAGGTCACGCGCGGTGCCGGCGGGCCGGCACGCCGCGGGCGCGACATGGCCGGCATCGCTCGCAGACGGGCGGCTCGCGCTGGCGGCGGTCGCAGGCGTGCTCGGGTTCGTGGTCGCGACTCCCTATTCGGTTCTTCACCCCGATCTCTTCGTGGCGTTTCTCGACGCCCTGCACGACCGCTACGTCACGATCGACTCCGGCGCAGTGTCGCAGGGGACGAGCTACGGATTCTATTTCGGTGCGCTCAGCGACGGCTTCGGTGCGCTGCCGCTGGCCGCGGCGGCGGTAGGGCTGGCTCTTCTCGCCATTCGCAAACCGCGCGTCGCGGCGATCCTGGCAGTATTCCCGATTGCGTGGTTCGCGGTCATGGGCGCCTATCCGGTGCATTTCGACCGCAACATCGTCGCGGTGGTGCCGTTCGCGGCAATCGCGGCGGGCTGCTCGATCATGGTACTGGCCGACGCGGCGGCGCACACCCCTCGCGGCCGATGGCGTGTCTCGATGTGGGTGGCGACGGCTTGCACGGCGGCACTTCTTGCCGTCGGCGGCAACCGGCAACTGGCGGCGGCGAGGGAATACACCCGCGTTCTCGTGCTGCCGAACACCCAGTGGCTGTCCAAGACCTGGATCGATGAGAACCTGCCGCGCGGAAGTCTCATCGCGCGCGAGCACTACACGCCGGCGGTCGATGCGCAGCGCTTCCACGTGTTCGAGGTGGGATTCTGGGGACTGATCAGCTCGGCGGACGTCGAAGGGTGCGATTATTTAGTCGCGAGCAGCGGCGACTTCGGCCGCTTCGTCAACCACCCCGACCAGTTTCCCGAGGAAGCGGCGGCCTATCACAGCCTGTTCGCGAGCTACGACCTGATCAAGACTTTCCGCGGCGACGGCCTCACGGCGACCGGGCCGGAGATCCGCGTCTACCGGCGCCGGGCATCGTGA
- a CDS encoding helix-turn-helix domain-containing protein, which yields MDALISEPDEPVAAVPGRRERRKLEVRRRMVEAAEALFEERGVHATTVAEICDRADVAHKTFFNHFPAKQDLVRAMADASMEILLGEIDRARRHGRDTRERLVLFFESVAERARAAGPMHRELLAEIIHAAQHADDEPANARRLHAAFSAIVRDGVAAREVTARHPAETLTDTILGTYYALMFNWANLEAYPIVERARSAAAFLADALAAGAASASEPPAVPLRAVAGRSRQRQERERRDGKA from the coding sequence ATGGACGCCCTGATTTCCGAGCCGGACGAGCCGGTTGCCGCCGTCCCCGGGCGCCGCGAGCGCCGCAAGCTCGAGGTGCGCCGACGCATGGTCGAGGCGGCCGAAGCGCTCTTCGAAGAAAGGGGCGTGCACGCGACGACAGTGGCCGAGATCTGCGACCGCGCCGACGTCGCGCACAAGACGTTCTTCAACCATTTCCCCGCCAAGCAGGACCTGGTCCGTGCGATGGCCGACGCATCGATGGAAATCCTGCTGGGCGAGATCGACCGTGCCCGCCGCCACGGCCGCGACACCCGCGAAAGGCTTGTGCTGTTCTTCGAAAGCGTCGCCGAGCGCGCCCGTGCCGCCGGGCCGATGCACCGCGAGCTCCTCGCCGAGATCATCCATGCCGCCCAGCACGCCGACGACGAGCCGGCCAACGCCCGGCGACTTCATGCGGCGTTCTCGGCGATCGTGCGCGACGGCGTCGCTGCCCGCGAAGTCACTGCCCGCCACCCGGCCGAAACGCTGACGGACACGATCCTCGGGACGTACTACGCGCTGATGTTCAACTGGGCGAACCTCGAGGCGTACCCGATCGTCGAAAGGGCGCGATCGGCCGCCGCGTTCCTCGCCGACGCGCTCGCCGCCGGCGCAGCGAGCGCCAGCGAGCCGCCCGCGGTTCCGCTGCGCGCGGTTGCCGGCAGATCACGGCAGCGACAGGAAAGGGAGAGACGAGATGGCAAGGCGTGA
- a CDS encoding amidohydrolase family protein, with translation MDRLLVVSSDCHAGLPPDRYREYLDPQYRDAFDVALPIQIAEMQKMSKMFLIDDINEQWRVDAGSGLSGAWDHVERLRVMDGDGIAAEVIFPDGITEMNTPPFGAGLSLPVEERIVPELQWAGARAHNRWLAELVAMAPNRRVGVALVPALWDVAEAVKEVEWAAANGLRGILLPCVWGKLDAYHHPKYEPLWAACEDHGVIIHFHSGAAPMEDAFGSLIAPDGIARPGAMGIYVSEVVWWAVRPLTYLIWGGVFERHPRLRVAITESTTIWVPEYLALLDQRYSETHYAAKLGDYRSHLKSKPSEYFARQVALGASCMSRREAEQRHQIGIDCIMWGSDYPHPEGTWPVTKPQMHQAFDGLPHREVAAMLGGNAARFYGLDVAALSPLVERIGPPAASFAS, from the coding sequence ATGGACCGTCTGCTCGTCGTCTCTTCCGACTGTCATGCCGGGCTCCCGCCCGATCGCTACCGCGAGTACCTCGACCCGCAGTACCGCGACGCGTTCGACGTCGCGCTGCCGATCCAGATCGCCGAGATGCAGAAGATGTCGAAGATGTTCCTCATCGACGACATCAACGAACAATGGCGGGTGGACGCGGGCTCGGGCCTGAGCGGGGCGTGGGACCACGTTGAGCGCCTGCGCGTCATGGACGGCGACGGGATCGCTGCCGAAGTCATCTTTCCCGACGGCATCACCGAGATGAACACGCCTCCGTTCGGTGCCGGACTATCGCTGCCTGTCGAGGAGCGCATCGTCCCGGAGCTTCAGTGGGCAGGGGCCAGGGCGCACAACCGCTGGCTGGCCGAGCTCGTCGCGATGGCTCCGAACCGACGGGTCGGAGTCGCGCTGGTACCGGCGCTGTGGGACGTGGCCGAAGCGGTGAAGGAAGTGGAGTGGGCCGCTGCCAACGGTCTTCGCGGCATTCTTCTTCCTTGCGTGTGGGGCAAGCTCGACGCCTACCATCATCCCAAGTACGAGCCGCTGTGGGCGGCGTGCGAGGACCACGGCGTCATCATCCATTTCCATTCGGGCGCCGCGCCGATGGAAGATGCTTTCGGTTCCCTCATCGCGCCCGACGGCATTGCCAGGCCCGGGGCGATGGGCATCTACGTCTCCGAAGTCGTCTGGTGGGCGGTGCGGCCGCTGACGTACCTGATCTGGGGCGGAGTCTTCGAGCGCCATCCGCGACTTCGCGTCGCGATCACCGAGAGCACGACGATCTGGGTTCCCGAGTACCTCGCGCTGCTCGACCAGCGTTACTCGGAGACGCACTATGCCGCCAAGCTCGGCGACTACCGCAGTCATCTCAAGAGCAAGCCGAGCGAATACTTCGCGCGCCAGGTGGCGCTCGGCGCATCGTGCATGTCACGACGCGAGGCCGAGCAGCGCCACCAGATCGGCATCGACTGCATCATGTGGGGAAGCGACTATCCGCATCCCGAAGGCACCTGGCCGGTGACCAAGCCGCAGATGCACCAGGCGTTCGACGGGCTCCCGCATCGCGAAGTCGCCGCGATGCTCGGCGGCAACGCCGCGCGCTTCTATGGCCTCGACGTTGCAGCGCTTTCGCCGCTCGTCGAGCGGATCGGGCCGCCGGCCGCGAGTTTTGCATCCTGA
- the speA gene encoding biosynthetic arginine decarboxylase, producing the protein MIQDATRRWSTQDAAELYEVSGWGKGYFSVSTAGHLLCHPEKDPTRSVDLKQLVDSMQLRGLDLPLLVRFNGILKDRVREMHDVFARAIAEHRYGGGYSCVYPIKVNQQRHVVEEIVRCGKEFGFGLEAGSKPELLAVVAMTEANSPIICNGFKDSEFIEMAMLAHKVGRNVTPVVEKYTELDLILKSAQSIGVRPQIGMRVKLAARGSGRWQASGGHRSKFGLTASEILMGLEELKGHGMADCFKLLHFHLGSQITNIRYVKAALIEAARIYTELYQRGAGLETINVGGGLGVDYDGSQTNFESSMNYTLEEYANDVVYHIQSICDEAGVPHPNIVSESGRALTAYHAALIFGCLGVSGQGGGEQVPLAVPDDAEQPLHDLLQTYHGLTPRNVLESYHDAQQALDTAMNQFATGYLPLDQRCLIENLFFATLRKIRKITEQLDYVPEELEGLDLMLSDTYFCNFSLFQSMPDSWAIKQLFPVMPIHRLGEAPTQHAVIGDVTCDSDGKIDHFIDRRDVRRTLRFHCFNGEPYYLGAFLVGAYQEILGDLHNLFGDTNTVHVDLTENGEVVIGSVIKGDTVSEVLNYVQFPKDQLVHKLQTAVDQAVRAGRLDHLEAGRFLKFYEDGLNGYTYLEEVHGH; encoded by the coding sequence ATGATCCAGGACGCGACCCGCCGCTGGTCCACGCAGGATGCCGCCGAGCTGTACGAGGTGTCGGGCTGGGGCAAAGGCTACTTTTCGGTCTCGACCGCCGGGCACCTTCTGTGCCACCCGGAGAAGGACCCGACCCGTTCGGTGGACTTGAAGCAGCTCGTCGATTCGATGCAGCTTCGCGGGCTCGACCTTCCCCTTCTCGTGCGCTTCAACGGCATCCTCAAGGACCGCGTCCGCGAGATGCACGACGTCTTCGCGCGCGCGATTGCCGAGCACCGCTACGGGGGAGGCTACTCGTGCGTCTACCCGATCAAGGTCAACCAGCAGCGGCACGTCGTCGAGGAAATCGTCCGCTGCGGCAAGGAATTCGGGTTCGGCCTGGAAGCCGGCAGCAAGCCGGAGCTGCTGGCCGTCGTCGCGATGACCGAGGCCAACTCGCCGATCATCTGCAACGGCTTCAAGGACAGCGAGTTCATCGAAATGGCAATGCTCGCGCACAAGGTCGGGCGCAACGTCACGCCGGTGGTCGAGAAATACACCGAGCTCGACCTGATCCTGAAGAGCGCCCAGAGCATCGGCGTGCGTCCCCAGATCGGCATGCGCGTCAAGCTCGCGGCCCGCGGCTCCGGGCGCTGGCAGGCTTCGGGCGGTCACCGCTCCAAGTTCGGGCTGACCGCCAGCGAAATCCTGATGGGCCTGGAAGAGCTGAAAGGCCACGGCATGGCCGACTGCTTCAAGCTGCTGCATTTCCACCTCGGCAGCCAGATCACCAACATTCGCTACGTGAAGGCCGCGCTCATCGAGGCTGCCCGCATCTACACCGAGCTGTACCAGCGGGGAGCGGGCCTGGAGACGATCAACGTCGGCGGCGGGCTCGGCGTCGACTACGACGGCTCCCAGACGAATTTCGAATCGAGCATGAACTATACGCTCGAGGAGTACGCCAACGACGTCGTCTACCATATCCAGAGCATCTGCGACGAGGCGGGCGTGCCCCATCCGAACATCGTTTCGGAGAGCGGAAGGGCGCTGACGGCGTACCACGCGGCACTGATCTTCGGCTGCCTCGGCGTATCCGGCCAGGGCGGCGGAGAGCAGGTTCCTCTTGCGGTGCCCGACGATGCCGAGCAGCCGCTGCACGACCTGCTGCAGACCTACCACGGTCTTACGCCGCGCAACGTGCTCGAAAGCTACCACGACGCCCAGCAGGCGCTCGACACCGCGATGAACCAGTTCGCCACGGGCTACCTGCCGCTGGACCAGCGCTGCCTGATCGAGAACCTGTTCTTCGCGACGCTGCGCAAGATCCGCAAGATCACCGAACAGCTCGACTACGTGCCCGAGGAGCTCGAGGGCCTGGACCTGATGCTGTCGGATACCTACTTCTGCAACTTCTCGCTGTTCCAGTCGATGCCCGACAGCTGGGCGATCAAGCAGCTCTTTCCCGTGATGCCGATCCACCGCCTCGGCGAGGCGCCCACCCAGCACGCGGTGATCGGCGACGTCACCTGCGATTCGGACGGCAAGATCGACCACTTCATCGACCGCCGCGACGTGCGGCGCACGCTGCGCTTCCACTGCTTCAACGGCGAGCCGTATTATCTCGGCGCCTTCCTCGTCGGCGCCTACCAGGAAATCCTCGGCGACCTGCACAACCTGTTCGGCGACACCAATACCGTGCACGTCGACCTTACCGAGAACGGCGAAGTGGTGATCGGCAGCGTGATCAAGGGCGACACGGTCAGCGAAGTGCTCAACTACGTGCAGTTCCCCAAGGACCAGCTCGTGCACAAGCTGCAGACGGCAGTGGACCAGGCGGTTCGCGCCGGCAGGCTCGATCACCTCGAAGCGGGGCGTTTCCTCAAGTTCTATGAGGACGGGCTCAACGGCTATACCTACCTCGAAGAAGTGCACGGGCACTGA
- a CDS encoding DUF4215 domain-containing protein, which translates to MRIPSISSSSCRRLLGSAAVAAAFLFIATGAAHAGGVSTTTELITTTTVLEPACGNFVVEPGEQCDDGNTVSGDGCNSTCQTEFCGDHVVNDCTIPRGRSIGFCPEQCDDGNTVSGDGCSANCKIEFCGDGVTNNMGTEQCDDANTDNTDACVNCQVATCGDGFVHTGFEQCDDANTDNTDGCVNCQLATCGDGFVQTDVEQCDDANTASGDGCSSDCTLEFCGDGLVNNGTETCDDANTDNTDACVNCHAAACGDGFVYAGFEQCDDANTVSGDGCSSTCVLEFCGDGVVNDGGKEQCDDGNTSDADFCKNNCTLATCGDGIINQSSKVLEQCDDGNTASGDGCSSTCTLESGACCFGQAQCSDVTASACADLKGSFSGAGTSCKNSSVCVNCGDGVLEFGETCDDANNASGDGCSSTCTVETCWKCSGAAPTGDNPPPSPSVCTPDDQATCDDGKLCTLSDHCSNGDCVGSPPIIPAACDWVIVGGNPTKTVQIRTRGEVDITGHSCAKKTRIGDTNSVNGDVIATEASGTGSQWGALTDEIGDICTGGSAISGRPSDVTLPGLNQFTVAAGSSAVQTDNPTRDLDATGGCTRVADCQDAIDTIVPSTGLLDNLNQTDNKGKVEIPISGSLTLTATGALNVIDFRKLFGGDHSNLILDGANIPGVAFVLRVSGKIYLSFDTTIQLINGADASRVIIYGKGLCKYGQKVTGKGTAFCPNGKIKVDQNSTWDGALISGKKRVDLRHQAAINHVPLLLGAP; encoded by the coding sequence ATGCGGATTCCGTCGATTTCGTCGTCGTCGTGCCGGCGATTGCTTGGTAGTGCCGCCGTTGCGGCGGCCTTTCTGTTCATTGCAACCGGCGCGGCTCACGCGGGCGGCGTGTCCACGACGACGGAGCTGATCACTACGACCACGGTGCTGGAGCCCGCCTGCGGCAACTTCGTCGTCGAGCCCGGCGAACAGTGCGACGACGGCAACACGGTGAGCGGCGACGGCTGCAACTCCACGTGCCAGACGGAATTCTGCGGCGATCACGTCGTCAACGACTGCACCATCCCGCGCGGCCGCTCCATCGGCTTCTGCCCGGAGCAGTGCGACGACGGCAACACGGTCAGCGGCGACGGCTGCTCGGCCAACTGCAAGATCGAGTTCTGCGGTGACGGCGTCACCAACAACATGGGCACCGAGCAGTGCGACGACGCCAACACCGACAACACCGACGCCTGCGTGAACTGCCAGGTCGCCACCTGCGGCGACGGTTTCGTGCACACCGGCTTCGAGCAGTGCGACGACGCCAACACGGACAACACGGACGGCTGCGTGAACTGCCAGCTCGCCACCTGCGGCGACGGCTTCGTGCAGACCGACGTCGAGCAGTGCGACGACGCCAACACCGCCAGCGGCGACGGCTGCAGCTCCGACTGCACCCTCGAGTTCTGCGGCGACGGCCTCGTCAACAACGGCACCGAGACCTGCGACGACGCCAATACGGACAACACCGACGCCTGCGTGAACTGCCACGCGGCCGCCTGCGGCGACGGCTTCGTCTACGCCGGCTTCGAGCAGTGCGACGACGCCAACACCGTCAGCGGTGACGGCTGCAGCTCCACCTGCGTCCTCGAGTTCTGCGGCGACGGCGTCGTCAACGACGGCGGCAAGGAGCAGTGCGACGACGGCAACACGAGCGATGCCGACTTCTGCAAGAACAACTGCACCCTCGCCACCTGCGGCGACGGCATCATCAACCAGAGCAGCAAGGTGCTGGAGCAGTGCGACGACGGCAACACCGCCAGTGGCGACGGCTGCAGCTCGACCTGCACGCTCGAGAGCGGCGCCTGCTGCTTCGGCCAGGCTCAGTGCAGCGATGTCACGGCATCGGCCTGCGCCGACCTCAAGGGCAGCTTCAGCGGCGCCGGAACGAGCTGCAAGAACTCGTCGGTCTGCGTGAACTGCGGCGACGGCGTCCTCGAGTTCGGCGAGACCTGCGACGACGCCAACAACGCCAGCGGTGACGGCTGCAGCTCCACCTGCACGGTCGAGACCTGCTGGAAGTGCTCGGGCGCGGCGCCAACCGGCGACAATCCGCCGCCTTCCCCGTCGGTCTGCACGCCGGACGACCAGGCGACGTGCGACGACGGCAAGCTGTGCACCCTCAGCGACCACTGCAGCAACGGCGACTGCGTCGGCAGCCCGCCGATCATCCCGGCAGCCTGTGACTGGGTGATCGTCGGCGGCAACCCGACCAAGACCGTGCAGATCCGCACCCGCGGTGAAGTGGACATCACCGGTCACTCCTGCGCGAAGAAGACGCGCATCGGCGACACCAACTCGGTCAACGGCGACGTCATCGCGACCGAGGCGAGCGGAACCGGCTCGCAGTGGGGCGCGCTGACCGACGAGATCGGCGACATCTGCACCGGCGGATCGGCGATCAGCGGACGCCCGAGCGACGTGACGCTGCCGGGCCTCAACCAGTTCACCGTCGCGGCCGGAAGCTCGGCCGTCCAGACGGACAACCCGACCCGCGATCTGGACGCGACCGGCGGCTGCACGCGTGTCGCCGACTGCCAGGACGCGATCGACACGATCGTTCCGTCGACCGGACTGCTGGATAACCTCAACCAGACCGACAACAAGGGTAAGGTCGAGATCCCGATCAGCGGCAGCCTGACGCTGACGGCCACCGGCGCACTCAACGTGATCGACTTCCGCAAGCTGTTCGGCGGCGACCACTCCAACCTGATCCTGGACGGCGCGAACATCCCCGGGGTCGCGTTCGTGCTGCGCGTCAGCGGCAAGATCTACCTGTCGTTCGACACGACGATCCAGCTCATCAACGGAGCCGATGCGTCGCGCGTGATCATCTACGGCAAGGGGCTGTGCAAGTACGGCCAGAAGGTCACCGGCAAGGGCACCGCGTTCTGCCCGAACGGCAAGATCAAGGTCGACCAGAACAGCACCTGGGACGGTGCCTTGATCAGCGGCAAGAAGCGTGTCGACCTGAGGCACCAGGCCGCGATCAACCACGTGCCTCTGCTGCTCGGCGCTCCGTAA
- a CDS encoding Rieske 2Fe-2S domain-containing protein → MARREVENTVLPIPNGWFAVEWSRELIDGQVKSIHYFGEDLVIFRGRSGKAHVLDPYCPHLGAHLGEGGRVIGDGLRCPFHGWTYDGDSGHCTQIPYCERIPPKAAVRSWPVAEKNGMIFVWHHDAGAAPSWDFPELTEIGHPDWSEPRTFELEVPVHVQDMHENNNDPVHFQFVHGNTEPLPSEISYAADGRAYRISSTQVRDTPYGRFETTLVRDSWGIGLSAVSTVGIPNAGLLMFSSTTPVDQGRTFSRWLLTATRNMVDLAGEDFMNGLTSGVMQDLRIWSNKVHRARPVLCEADTYLAEFRQWVKQFYSEAA, encoded by the coding sequence ATGGCAAGGCGTGAAGTCGAAAATACCGTGCTGCCGATCCCGAACGGCTGGTTCGCCGTCGAGTGGAGCAGGGAACTGATCGACGGCCAGGTCAAGAGCATCCACTACTTCGGCGAAGACCTGGTGATCTTTCGCGGGCGCTCCGGAAAAGCGCACGTGCTCGATCCTTACTGTCCCCACCTCGGCGCCCATCTGGGCGAAGGCGGCCGCGTGATCGGCGACGGGCTGCGGTGCCCTTTCCACGGATGGACGTACGACGGCGACAGCGGCCATTGCACGCAAATTCCCTACTGCGAGCGGATTCCGCCCAAAGCGGCGGTGCGCTCGTGGCCGGTCGCCGAGAAGAACGGAATGATCTTCGTCTGGCACCACGACGCCGGCGCGGCGCCGAGCTGGGATTTTCCGGAGCTTACCGAGATCGGTCACCCCGACTGGTCGGAGCCGCGCACCTTCGAGCTCGAAGTGCCGGTGCACGTGCAGGACATGCACGAGAACAACAACGATCCCGTGCACTTCCAGTTCGTGCACGGCAACACCGAGCCGCTGCCCTCCGAGATTTCCTACGCTGCCGACGGCCGTGCCTACCGCATCTCGAGCACCCAGGTTCGCGACACGCCCTACGGACGCTTCGAGACCACGCTCGTGCGCGACTCGTGGGGAATCGGACTTTCGGCCGTCAGCACGGTCGGCATTCCGAATGCCGGGCTGCTGATGTTCTCGTCGACGACGCCGGTCGACCAGGGCCGCACGTTCTCGCGCTGGCTGCTCACGGCGACCAGGAACATGGTCGACCTTGCCGGTGAGGACTTCATGAACGGGTTGACCAGCGGCGTGATGCAGGACCTTCGCATCTGGTCGAACAAGGTGCACCGCGCGCGTCCCGTGCTCTGCGAAGCCGACACCTACCTGGCCGAGTTCCGCCAGTGGGTGAAACAATTCTACAGCGAAGCCGCCTGA
- a CDS encoding FAD-dependent oxidoreductase: MIRDLELRVPATQAAGPLAQAAARAVGVAVSRIRHVTLLRRSLDARPRPAVFQLKIRVWIDEEPQPERGFSLDLRNVAAAAPVLVVGAGPAGLFAALKLIEGGRRPLILERGKEVRARRRDVALLSRDGIVDPDSNYCFGEGGAGTFSDGKLYTRSTKRGEVARILSILVQHGAAADILVDAHPHIGTNRLPAVVQALRQTIVGCGADVIFGARVEALLRRDGRIFGVRTGDGRIFEGDAVVLATGHSARDIYTMLGREKLALEPKPLAMGVRVEHPQDLIDRIQYGSAPRPEGLPAASYSLLHRSQGRGVYSFCMCPGGVICPATTASGEVVVNGWSPSRRNSPWANSGIVVETTVEDARKVARNFAHDLARDPAPDLEGDDALAGMRLQASIEEAAADAGGGRAMAPAQRLLDFLAGRDSASLPACSYPPGVTAADLSSVLPAALTSALRDGFREFGRKMAGFLTEEAIVVGVETRTSAPVRIPRDPRTSMHPQLEGLFPCGEGAGAAGGIVSAAMDGERCAAAVLAAGSGN; encoded by the coding sequence ATGATCCGCGATCTCGAGCTTCGCGTTCCGGCCACGCAAGCAGCCGGGCCTCTGGCGCAGGCGGCGGCCAGGGCCGTGGGCGTGGCCGTTTCGCGGATCCGCCACGTTACGCTGCTGCGCCGAAGCCTCGACGCGAGGCCGCGGCCGGCAGTGTTCCAGCTCAAGATCCGCGTCTGGATCGACGAGGAGCCGCAGCCGGAGCGGGGATTCTCGCTGGACCTGCGCAACGTGGCGGCCGCCGCTCCCGTCCTCGTCGTCGGAGCCGGGCCCGCCGGCCTGTTTGCCGCCCTCAAGCTGATCGAAGGCGGCCGCCGCCCGCTCATTCTGGAGCGGGGCAAGGAGGTGAGGGCGCGCCGTCGTGACGTTGCCCTGCTCAGTCGCGACGGCATCGTCGACCCCGACTCCAACTACTGCTTCGGGGAAGGCGGCGCAGGAACGTTTTCCGACGGCAAGCTCTACACGCGCTCGACCAAGCGAGGCGAGGTAGCCCGGATCCTTTCGATCCTCGTGCAGCACGGCGCGGCGGCCGACATCCTCGTCGACGCGCATCCGCACATCGGCACCAACCGCCTGCCCGCGGTCGTGCAGGCGCTGAGGCAGACCATCGTCGGCTGCGGAGCGGACGTGATCTTCGGCGCCAGGGTGGAAGCGCTGCTTCGCCGCGACGGCCGCATCTTCGGCGTTCGCACCGGCGACGGCCGCATCTTCGAAGGCGATGCAGTCGTGCTCGCCACCGGACACTCGGCGCGCGACATCTACACGATGCTCGGGCGGGAAAAGCTCGCGCTCGAGCCGAAGCCGCTCGCGATGGGAGTGCGCGTCGAGCATCCGCAGGACCTCATCGACCGCATCCAGTACGGGAGCGCTCCGCGGCCCGAAGGCCTTCCTGCAGCGTCGTACTCGCTGCTGCATCGAAGCCAGGGCCGCGGCGTGTATTCGTTCTGCATGTGCCCCGGGGGCGTGATCTGCCCGGCAACTACGGCGTCGGGCGAGGTTGTCGTCAACGGCTGGTCGCCGTCGCGTCGCAACTCGCCCTGGGCCAACTCCGGCATCGTCGTCGAGACTACGGTCGAGGATGCGCGCAAGGTCGCGCGCAATTTCGCGCACGATCTGGCGCGGGATCCGGCGCCGGATCTGGAAGGAGACGACGCGCTGGCCGGCATGCGGCTGCAGGCGTCGATCGAAGAGGCTGCAGCAGACGCCGGCGGGGGACGGGCGATGGCGCCTGCCCAGCGTCTGCTCGATTTCCTCGCCGGTCGCGACAGCGCTTCCCTGCCCGCCTGTTCGTATCCGCCCGGCGTCACGGCCGCCGATCTTTCGTCGGTGCTCCCCGCGGCGCTCACGTCGGCGCTTCGCGACGGCTTTCGCGAGTTCGGCCGGAAAATGGCCGGGTTTCTCACGGAGGAGGCCATCGTCGTCGGCGTCGAGACCCGCACGTCGGCGCCCGTTCGCATCCCGCGCGATCCGCGCACTTCGATGCATCCCCAGCTCGAGGGCCTTTTCCCCTGCGGCGAAGGGGCCGGTGCCGCCGGTGGAATCGTCTCGGCTGCGATGGACGGCGAGCGCTGCGCAGCAGCAGTGCTCGCGGCGGGCTCAGGAAACTAG